One window from the genome of Cucumis melo cultivar AY chromosome 10, USDA_Cmelo_AY_1.0, whole genome shotgun sequence encodes:
- the LOC127151188 gene encoding uncharacterized protein LOC127151188 codes for MEKYFKRKLMEPSSPLKKSNNSNERSITEVKLEDLPADPGLRIRILDYNCNIRDVVRRAYLQKGPCQPRNHTFPLKKFGSQSRRFNPIWFTGYPNWLEYSISKDAAYCLCCYLFKPEVGEQSGRDHFVGEGFSNWKKKEKLQTHVGGPNSAHNQAWGKCLPFRGHDETEDSKNQGNFLELLQWLCNHNKDIEVVSLKNAPENLKLTAPDIQKDIVNCIAVEIVNSIIQDIGDKLFSILIDESKDISSKEQMSIVLRYVDKGCVIERFVGIVHVTDTSSLSLKEAIDGFFSIHGLSMTSLRGQGYDGASNMRGEFNGLKTLILRENECAFYIHCFSHQLQLALVAIAKNHVEIVGLFLLVVNVVNVIDASAKRRDMLREKHSANTFEALNNGELSSGRGLNQKTIIKRPGDTRWGSHYITLVRCISMFSSICEVLEIIIDDGSNSEQKYEAKVLMNSIQSFDFVFHVHLMKTILGITNDLSQVLQRKDQDIVNAMNLVKICKVRLQLMRESGWQSLLDEVSSFCNKHGILMLKMDDAFLVRGRQRRNSQEITNIYHYRVEIFYAVIDMQLQELNNRFSEKSTELLLCVACLNPSNSFTAFDRQKLICLAQFYPRDFSTTKLLILEDQLQNYIIDVCSDNMFVGLTSIGDLSQKIVITAKDKVYPLVYRLLTLALILPVTTATVERTFSAMSIIKTQLRNQMKDQWMNDCLVAYIERDLFDKIDNEAIMYRFQNMKSRRGQL; via the exons AtggagaaatattttaaaagaaaattgatggAACCATCATCTCCTTTGAAGAAAAGTAATAATAGTAATGAAAGGTCCATCACTGAAGTAAAATTAGAAGATTTACCAGCAGATCCTGGTCTAAGGATTAGAATTCTTGATTACAATTGTAATATTCGTGATGTAGTTCGTAGAGCATATCTACAAAAAGGACCTTGCCAACCTCGAAATCATACTTTTCCGTTGAAGAAATTCGGGTCACAGTCAAGAAGATTTAATCCAATTTGGTTTACTGGATATCCTAATTGGTTGGAATATAGTATTTCAAAAGATGCTGCCTACTGTTTATGTTGTTATTTATTCAAACCAGAAGTTGGAGAACAATCAGGACGTGACCATTTTGTTGGTGAAGGATTTTcaaattggaagaaaaaagagaaattgcAAACTCATGTTGGAGGACCAAATAGTGCACATAACCAAGCTTGGGGCAAAT GTCTTCCATTTCGTGGGCATGATGAAACTGAAGATTCAAAAAATCAAGGTAACTTTCTTGAACTCCTACAATGGTTATGCAACCATAATAAAGATATTGAAGTCGTTTCTTTGAAAAATGCTCCTGAAAACTTGAAATTGACTGCACCAGACATCCAAAAAGATATTGTGAATTGTATTGCAGTAGAAATTGTCAATTCAATCATACAAGATATTGGTGATAAgttgttttcaattttgattgATGAGTCGAAGGatatatcttcaaaggagcaAATGTCAATTGTGTTGAGATATGTAGACAAAGGGTGTGTGATTGAGCGATTTGTCGGTATTGTACATGTTACTGATACAAGTTCTTTATCACTTAAAGAAGCTATTGATGGATTCTTTTCTATACATGGATTAAGCATGACAAGTTTGCGTGGACAAGGTTATGATGGAGCAAGCAATATGCGAGGAGAATTTAATGGATTGAAAACATTAATTTTGAGAGAAAATGAATGTGCATTTTACATTCATTGTTTCTCTCATCAACTTCAATTAGCTTTGGTAGCTATTGCAAAAAATCATGTAGAGATCGTTggtctttttcttttagttgtaAATGTGGTGAATGTTATTGATGCATCAGCAAAACGTCGAGACATGTTAAGAGAGAAACATAGTGCCAACACTTTTGAAGCTCTGAATAATGGTGAGCTGTCAAGTGGAAGAGGATTAAATCAGAAAACAATTATTAAACGACCAGGAGATACACGGTGGGGATCACACTACATCACTTTGGTGAGATGTATTTCAATGTTCTCATCCATTTGTGAGGTACTTGAGATAATCATAGATGATGGATCAAATTCTGAACAAAAATATGAAGCAAAGGTTCTAATGAATTCAATCCAATCATTTGACTTCGTTTTTCATGTGCATCTTATGAAAACTATCTTGGGAATCACAAATGATTTATCTCAAGTACTACAGAGAAAAGATCAGGATATTGTGAATGCAATGAATTTGGTCAAGATTTGTAAAGTAAGATTACAGTTAATGAGAGAATCAGGATGGCAATCATTGTTGGATGAAGTTTCAAGTTTTTGTAATAAGCATGGTATTctaatgcttaaaatggatgaTGCATTTTTAGTTCGAGGGAGGCAAAGACGAAATTCTCAAGAAATCACAAATATATATCATTATCGTGTTGAGATTTTTTATGCAGTTATTGACATGCAACTTCAAGAGTTAAATAATCGTTTCAGTGAGAAAAGCACCGAGTTGCTTCTTTGTGTGGCATGTCTCAATCCAAGCAACTCATTTACTGCTTTTGACAGACAAAAGCTCATTTGCCTTGCACAATTTTATCCTAGAGATTTTTCAACTACGAAGCTTCTTATTCTTGAAGATCAGCTTCAAAATTACATCATTGATGTGTGTTCAGATAATATGTTTGTTGGGTTAACAAGTATTGGTGATCTTTCTCAAAAAATTGTGATAACAGCTAAAGATAAAGTTTACCCATTAGTCTATCGGTTGCTTACCTTAGCATTGATCTTACCAGTTACAACGGCTACCGTGGAGAGGACATTTTCTGCTATGAGCATTATAAAGACTCAGTTGCGTAATCAAATGAAAGACCAATGGATGAATGATTGTCTTGTAGCATATATTGAGAGAGATTTATTTGATAAGATAGATAATGAAGCTATTATGTATCGATTTCAAAATATGAAATCTCGTAGGGGACAATTGTGA